The following proteins come from a genomic window of Shewanella halifaxensis HAW-EB4:
- the ctaD gene encoding cytochrome c oxidase subunit I — MSTITQDSPAAHDDHHDDHHHGAPKGIMRWLLTTNHKDIGTLYLLFSLIMFFVGGAMAMVIRAELFQPGLQLVEPNFFNQMTTVHGLVMVFGAVMPAFTGLANWLIPMMIGAPDMALPRMNNWSFWILPFAFTILLSSLFMEGGGPNFGWTFYAPLSTTYSPDSTALFVFAVHIMGISSIMGAINVIVTIVNLRAPGMTWMKLPLFVWTWLITAFLLIAVMPVLAGTVTMVLTDKYFGTSFFDAAGGGDPVMFQHIFWFFGHPEVYIMILPSFGIISAIVPAFSRKRLFGYSSMVYATASIAILSFLVWAHHMFTTGMPVFAELFFMYCTMLIAVPTGVKVFNWVATMWRGSITFETPMLFAVAFIILFTIGGFSGLMLAIAPADFQYHDTYFVVAHFHYVLVTGAIFSIMAAAYYWLPKWTGHMYSETLGRWHFWCSVISVNILFFPMHFLGLAGMPRRIPDYAIQFADVNQIVSIGGFAFGLSQLIFLAVVIKCIRGGEKAPAKPWEGAEGLEWTLPSPAPYHSFTTPPEVK; from the coding sequence ATGAGCACAATTACACAAGACTCGCCAGCCGCTCACGACGATCACCATGATGACCATCATCATGGGGCGCCAAAAGGCATTATGCGCTGGTTGTTAACGACTAATCATAAAGATATCGGCACCCTCTACCTTTTGTTCAGTTTAATCATGTTTTTTGTGGGTGGCGCGATGGCCATGGTGATCCGTGCTGAACTGTTCCAGCCTGGATTACAGCTTGTCGAACCTAACTTCTTTAATCAGATGACCACGGTTCACGGTTTGGTCATGGTGTTTGGTGCGGTGATGCCCGCCTTCACAGGCCTAGCTAACTGGTTGATCCCCATGATGATAGGTGCGCCAGATATGGCTCTGCCTCGCATGAATAACTGGAGCTTCTGGATCTTACCGTTCGCATTTACCATTTTGCTCAGCTCACTCTTTATGGAAGGGGGCGGCCCCAACTTCGGTTGGACATTCTACGCACCGCTCTCAACCACTTATAGCCCAGATAGCACCGCTCTATTCGTGTTTGCCGTTCACATTATGGGAATAAGTTCGATCATGGGGGCAATTAATGTCATCGTCACCATCGTCAATTTACGAGCACCGGGTATGACCTGGATGAAACTGCCGCTATTTGTATGGACCTGGTTAATCACCGCATTCCTGCTGATCGCGGTTATGCCGGTTCTCGCTGGTACCGTGACCATGGTACTGACCGATAAATACTTTGGCACCAGCTTTTTCGATGCTGCAGGCGGCGGCGATCCTGTGATGTTTCAGCATATTTTCTGGTTCTTTGGCCACCCTGAAGTTTACATCATGATCTTACCGTCATTCGGTATCATCTCTGCCATCGTGCCCGCCTTTAGCCGTAAGCGACTATTTGGTTATTCATCGATGGTTTATGCCACAGCGAGTATCGCTATCTTGTCGTTCTTAGTTTGGGCACACCACATGTTTACTACCGGTATGCCGGTATTTGCCGAGCTGTTTTTCATGTATTGCACCATGCTAATTGCGGTGCCGACCGGTGTGAAAGTATTTAACTGGGTGGCGACCATGTGGCGAGGTTCTATCACTTTTGAAACCCCCATGCTTTTTGCGGTCGCCTTTATCATCTTATTCACCATAGGCGGTTTTTCAGGCCTTATGCTAGCCATTGCACCAGCGGATTTCCAGTATCACGATACCTACTTTGTGGTGGCCCATTTCCACTACGTACTGGTGACTGGAGCGATATTTTCCATAATGGCAGCCGCCTATTATTGGCTACCCAAATGGACTGGCCATATGTATAGCGAAACCTTAGGCCGTTGGCACTTCTGGTGTTCGGTAATTTCGGTCAACATTCTGTTTTTCCCGATGCACTTCTTAGGCTTAGCTGGCATGCCAAGACGCATTCCTGATTATGCTATCCAGTTTGCCGATGTAAACCAAATCGTATCGATTGGCGGTTTCGCCTTTGGTCTTTCACAGCTGATCTTTTTAGCCGTAGTGATTAAATGTATTCGCGGTGGTGAGAAAGCCCCAGCCAAGCCATGGGAAGGTGCCGAAGGACTAGAGTGGACGCTTCCAAGCCCAGCGCCTTACCACTCGTTTACCACCCCTCCAGAGGTGAAATAA
- a CDS encoding SURF1 family protein, whose product MALPRVKMNLAWLFVVLSTVVVFSILVKLGFWQLERAQYKAHWQQQLTNRQAASVLSYRQLLNFPKDEPLTGFKLKAAVTPISTDIFLLDNQVYKGKVGYLALQAVQVNESEPWLLVELGFIAASMDRAKLPSVTAITAPAMLEGRVYQKQLNPMSSELMPEAGWPKRIQNLNIPQLSEQLNMPLASAVLQPSNLANSYSHPWQPIPLSSQKHHGYAVQWFSMAGVFALLMGYLLFRTLKQQHNK is encoded by the coding sequence ATGGCGCTTCCTCGCGTTAAGATGAATCTTGCTTGGTTGTTTGTTGTGCTTTCTACTGTGGTTGTGTTTTCTATTTTGGTCAAGTTAGGTTTTTGGCAGCTGGAAAGAGCCCAATATAAGGCTCACTGGCAGCAGCAACTGACAAATCGGCAAGCGGCTTCAGTGTTAAGTTATCGGCAACTACTCAATTTCCCCAAAGATGAACCCTTAACAGGGTTTAAACTAAAAGCCGCAGTCACTCCTATCTCGACAGATATTTTTCTGCTCGATAATCAGGTCTATAAGGGCAAAGTTGGCTACTTAGCCTTGCAAGCTGTGCAGGTCAACGAATCCGAACCTTGGTTGTTAGTCGAGCTCGGTTTTATCGCTGCGAGTATGGATCGCGCTAAGCTACCAAGCGTAACAGCTATCACTGCCCCCGCGATGCTAGAAGGGCGCGTTTACCAAAAGCAGTTGAACCCCATGAGCTCAGAGCTGATGCCCGAAGCGGGTTGGCCTAAGCGCATTCAAAATCTCAATATCCCTCAGCTGTCTGAGCAACTCAATATGCCCCTCGCGAGCGCGGTATTGCAACCGAGTAATCTCGCTAACTCATATTCTCATCCGTGGCAGCCGATCCCATTATCGTCACAGAAACATCATGGCTATGCCGTGCAGTGGTTTTCAATGGCTGGCGTATTTGCATTGCTCATGGGATATCTGCTTTTTCGTACGTTAAAACAACAGCATAATAAGTAG
- a CDS encoding cytochrome c oxidase assembly protein: MAEIKRYSNRKLIAALIIGAVGMFGFGFALVPLYDVLCDTLGINGKTQSTASVYQPVVVDKSRSITVEFVSQVQSDMPWTFTPQVNTMQVHPGELIRTHFVATNLSATHIVGQAIPSVSPGLGAAYFNKTECFCFNQQVLQANAAANLPLIFFVDPQLPDSISTLTLSYTLYNITDKGYVVSAASNAVEQGAAQ, translated from the coding sequence ATGGCAGAGATTAAGCGCTACTCCAATCGCAAACTGATCGCCGCGCTAATTATTGGCGCTGTGGGCATGTTTGGCTTTGGCTTTGCCCTTGTTCCTTTATATGACGTGCTGTGCGACACGTTAGGCATTAACGGCAAAACCCAAAGTACTGCCAGTGTGTATCAGCCCGTCGTTGTCGATAAAAGTAGAAGCATCACAGTAGAGTTTGTTTCTCAGGTGCAAAGCGATATGCCTTGGACATTCACGCCACAGGTAAACACCATGCAAGTGCATCCTGGTGAGCTTATTCGTACTCATTTTGTTGCCACGAATCTGTCGGCAACACATATTGTTGGTCAGGCTATTCCATCGGTTTCTCCCGGGCTGGGAGCAGCCTATTTTAATAAGACGGAATGCTTCTGTTTCAATCAGCAGGTTTTGCAGGCTAATGCTGCAGCCAATCTACCGCTCATCTTTTTTGTGGATCCGCAATTGCCGGATTCAATCTCGACCTTGACCCTCTCTTATACCCTCTACAACATCACGGACAAGGGCTATGTAGTCAGTGCCGCAAGTAATGCTGTGGAGCAAGGAGCTGCACAATGA
- a CDS encoding cytochrome c oxidase subunit 3, whose protein sequence is MTTEHKHDNYYVPEQSAWPIIGAVGLFLIAFGAGSYVSELNSQGGFGGYILLAGIAVIIFMIFGWFRTVIAESMAGLYSKQMDRSFRQGMSWFIFSEVMFFAAFFGALFYARIIAIPWLGGASNNAMTHEVLWPMFEAAWPLLTTPDGSLTQAMDWTGLPLYNTLILLTSSITLHFAHLGLEKNKRSALTVWLAITILLGVAFLYLQVEEYLHAYQEMGLTLNSGIYGNTFFLLTGFHGMHVTLGTVFLIVLFFRVLKGHFTPDKHFAFQAGSWYWHFVDVVWLCLFIFVYVL, encoded by the coding sequence ATGACAACTGAACATAAGCATGATAATTATTATGTACCAGAGCAAAGCGCCTGGCCGATTATTGGTGCAGTAGGCCTCTTTCTAATTGCCTTTGGCGCAGGTAGCTATGTTTCTGAACTAAACAGCCAAGGTGGTTTTGGCGGTTATATCTTGCTGGCAGGTATTGCGGTCATTATTTTTATGATTTTTGGCTGGTTTAGAACCGTTATCGCCGAATCAATGGCAGGACTCTACTCCAAACAGATGGACCGCTCATTTAGGCAGGGAATGAGCTGGTTTATCTTCTCTGAAGTCATGTTCTTTGCCGCCTTTTTTGGTGCACTATTTTATGCCAGAATCATTGCGATACCTTGGCTTGGCGGCGCATCAAATAATGCCATGACCCATGAGGTGCTATGGCCAATGTTTGAAGCGGCCTGGCCTTTACTAACAACTCCAGATGGTAGTCTCACCCAAGCGATGGACTGGACAGGGCTACCGCTCTACAACACCCTAATACTTCTGACCTCTTCGATAACATTACATTTTGCTCACCTAGGGTTAGAAAAAAATAAGCGCAGCGCATTAACGGTTTGGCTAGCGATAACCATCTTACTTGGGGTTGCGTTCTTGTACCTGCAAGTTGAAGAGTATCTCCATGCCTACCAAGAGATGGGGCTGACTTTAAATTCTGGTATTTACGGTAATACTTTTTTCTTATTAACGGGCTTTCACGGCATGCACGTTACCTTAGGAACCGTATTCCTCATCGTGCTGTTTTTCAGAGTTCTCAAGGGGCACTTTACCCCCGATAAGCATTTTGCCTTTCAGGCCGGCAGTTGGTATTGGCACTTTGTTGATGTGGTTTGGCTGTGCTTATTTATCTTCGTTTATGTACTTTAA
- a CDS encoding DUF2909 family protein, with translation MSALFIFKLVLVLLLLFILFNLARALFIMVKGEKSVLMSQYLGRRVLFSVLVVLLLFVALGTGVITPNSRPY, from the coding sequence ATGTCTGCTTTGTTTATCTTTAAGTTGGTCTTAGTACTGCTACTGCTATTCATACTGTTTAATTTAGCTCGAGCCCTATTTATCATGGTGAAAGGAGAAAAGAGTGTGCTAATGAGCCAATACTTGGGTCGCCGAGTGCTCTTTTCTGTATTAGTGGTGCTGTTACTGTTTGTGGCGTTAGGGACTGGAGTCATTACGCCTAACTCCAGACCTTACTAA